In Hemicordylus capensis ecotype Gifberg chromosome 3, rHemCap1.1.pri, whole genome shotgun sequence, one DNA window encodes the following:
- the IFNAR2 gene encoding interferon alpha/beta receptor 2 isoform X1 — protein sequence MMSLFIGSPSFCKFAYISIMTSGLFSLFETSMALQNLKMNAQDFHYILSWEAGNNTETPTYYRVGYTNKGPVCQTSPKIQQSKSSQKDQVKSASLDKSSSEWKMVEECSNITRLFCNLTEELDFCSLYIILVQPSTRNGTNETLLFTPYGDTCITPQFNISACSNCINVTVKLSSSLLKLYQELDYTVSVATTNFLEKRIRNSTKIDSFYEVLENMSLNTNYCISVDVTSSASVGQCTQSPPKCITIGSKDKSGHVTFPALGGVIISLGVALVLLLLYMAGGFCLKEQWPEVLEITTQLDYSLFESCPEEVNTIQVFQKRKKKVWECIDDDDEDDDDEDDGSEGDVGYTKHRLLSKISKSCSNGDNIQLSTDCSSTKSDCQIIEPLDAEVDNLPYDNKEETTTCQVLCIASETNATSIPEPENSDCLNVNLSTVTLGIPTKTWVASATLTPYQEDAADIQEPCISETSEPKHFTDTTDMQSSSVHNLSCAWQNSNGSGQSESSDSETDCVGDYMRR from the exons ATGATGTCACTTTTCATTGGGTCACCGTCTTTCTGCAAATTTG CATACATCAGTATTATGACTTCTGGTTTGTTCAGCTTATTTG AAACATCGATGGCACTACAGAACTTGAAAATGAATGCACAGGATTTTCACTACATTTTATCATGGGAAGCTGGAAATAATACAGAGACGCCAACATACTACCGCGTGGGATATACAAACAAAGG CCCCGTTTGTCAGACAAGTCCAAAGATACAACAATCAAAATCAAGTCAGAAAGACCAAGTAAAAAGTGCTTCATTAGACAAGTCCAG TTCAGAATGGAAGATGGTTGAGGAATGCTCCAATATAACACGTTTGTTCTGCAACCTGACAGAGGAGTTAGATTTCTGCAGTTTGTATATAATACTAGTTCAACCGTCCACCAGAAATGGAACAAATGAGACATTATTGTTCACTCCCTACGGCGATA CATGCATAACACCTCAATTCAATATTTCTGCTTGTTCAAACTGCATAAATGTGACAGTGAAACTTTCATCCTCACTACTTAAATTATACCAAGAACTTGATTATACAGTATCAGTGGCAACAACAAATTTCCTGGAAAAA CGCATTCGTAATTCAACCAAAATTGATAGTTTCTACGAAGTTCTTGAAAATATGAGTCTGAATACAAATTATTGCATCTCTGTTGATGTGACTTCATCTGCTTCAGTTGGACAGTGTACTCAATCTCCCCCAAAATGCATTACCATTGGCTCCAAGGATAAATCAG GTCATGTTACATTTCCAGCTTTAGGTGGCGTAATTATATCACTGGGAGTGGCACTTGTTCTGCTTCTTCTATATATGGCAGGGGGGTTTTGCCTAAAGGAACAATGGCCAGAAGTGTTG GAAATCACAACTCAGTTAGACTATTCATTGTTTGAATCATGTCCAGAAGAAGTGAACACCATCCAGGTTTTCCAGAAACGTAAAAAAAAAGTGTGGGAatgcattgatgatgatgatgaagatgacgatgatgaagatgatggtAGTGAAGGTGATGTTGGATATACTAAGCACCGTCTCTTGAGCAAGATTTCAAAGTCCTGCTCCAATGGAGACAACATACAGCTGTCAACAGATTGTTCATCCACTAAAAGTGACTGTCAAATAATTGAGCCTTTAGATGCTGAAGTAGACAACCTGCCATATGATAATAAAGAAGAAACCACAACATGTCAAGTACTTTGCATTGCTTCTGAAACGAACGCCACTTCCATACCTGAGCCAGAAAACAGTGACTGTTTAAATGTAAATTTAAGTACTGTGACGTTAGGAATACCTACAAAAACCTGGGTTGCCTCTGCAACACTAACCCCCTACCAAGAGGATGCAGCAGACATACAAGAGCCATGCATTTCTGAAACATCTGAACCAAAACATTTCACTGACACAACAGATATGCAGAGCTCCAGTGTTCATAACCTCTCCTGTGCATGGCAAAACTCTAATGGATCCGGACAAAGTGAGTCATCCGATTCAGAAACAGACTGTGTTGGTGACTACATGAGAAGATGA
- the IFNAR2 gene encoding interferon alpha/beta receptor 2 isoform X2 has translation MMSLFIGSPSFCKFETSMALQNLKMNAQDFHYILSWEAGNNTETPTYYRVGYTNKGPVCQTSPKIQQSKSSQKDQVKSASLDKSSSEWKMVEECSNITRLFCNLTEELDFCSLYIILVQPSTRNGTNETLLFTPYGDTCITPQFNISACSNCINVTVKLSSSLLKLYQELDYTVSVATTNFLEKRIRNSTKIDSFYEVLENMSLNTNYCISVDVTSSASVGQCTQSPPKCITIGSKDKSGHVTFPALGGVIISLGVALVLLLLYMAGGFCLKEQWPEVLEITTQLDYSLFESCPEEVNTIQVFQKRKKKVWECIDDDDEDDDDEDDGSEGDVGYTKHRLLSKISKSCSNGDNIQLSTDCSSTKSDCQIIEPLDAEVDNLPYDNKEETTTCQVLCIASETNATSIPEPENSDCLNVNLSTVTLGIPTKTWVASATLTPYQEDAADIQEPCISETSEPKHFTDTTDMQSSSVHNLSCAWQNSNGSGQSESSDSETDCVGDYMRR, from the exons ATGATGTCACTTTTCATTGGGTCACCGTCTTTCTGCAAATTTG AAACATCGATGGCACTACAGAACTTGAAAATGAATGCACAGGATTTTCACTACATTTTATCATGGGAAGCTGGAAATAATACAGAGACGCCAACATACTACCGCGTGGGATATACAAACAAAGG CCCCGTTTGTCAGACAAGTCCAAAGATACAACAATCAAAATCAAGTCAGAAAGACCAAGTAAAAAGTGCTTCATTAGACAAGTCCAG TTCAGAATGGAAGATGGTTGAGGAATGCTCCAATATAACACGTTTGTTCTGCAACCTGACAGAGGAGTTAGATTTCTGCAGTTTGTATATAATACTAGTTCAACCGTCCACCAGAAATGGAACAAATGAGACATTATTGTTCACTCCCTACGGCGATA CATGCATAACACCTCAATTCAATATTTCTGCTTGTTCAAACTGCATAAATGTGACAGTGAAACTTTCATCCTCACTACTTAAATTATACCAAGAACTTGATTATACAGTATCAGTGGCAACAACAAATTTCCTGGAAAAA CGCATTCGTAATTCAACCAAAATTGATAGTTTCTACGAAGTTCTTGAAAATATGAGTCTGAATACAAATTATTGCATCTCTGTTGATGTGACTTCATCTGCTTCAGTTGGACAGTGTACTCAATCTCCCCCAAAATGCATTACCATTGGCTCCAAGGATAAATCAG GTCATGTTACATTTCCAGCTTTAGGTGGCGTAATTATATCACTGGGAGTGGCACTTGTTCTGCTTCTTCTATATATGGCAGGGGGGTTTTGCCTAAAGGAACAATGGCCAGAAGTGTTG GAAATCACAACTCAGTTAGACTATTCATTGTTTGAATCATGTCCAGAAGAAGTGAACACCATCCAGGTTTTCCAGAAACGTAAAAAAAAAGTGTGGGAatgcattgatgatgatgatgaagatgacgatgatgaagatgatggtAGTGAAGGTGATGTTGGATATACTAAGCACCGTCTCTTGAGCAAGATTTCAAAGTCCTGCTCCAATGGAGACAACATACAGCTGTCAACAGATTGTTCATCCACTAAAAGTGACTGTCAAATAATTGAGCCTTTAGATGCTGAAGTAGACAACCTGCCATATGATAATAAAGAAGAAACCACAACATGTCAAGTACTTTGCATTGCTTCTGAAACGAACGCCACTTCCATACCTGAGCCAGAAAACAGTGACTGTTTAAATGTAAATTTAAGTACTGTGACGTTAGGAATACCTACAAAAACCTGGGTTGCCTCTGCAACACTAACCCCCTACCAAGAGGATGCAGCAGACATACAAGAGCCATGCATTTCTGAAACATCTGAACCAAAACATTTCACTGACACAACAGATATGCAGAGCTCCAGTGTTCATAACCTCTCCTGTGCATGGCAAAACTCTAATGGATCCGGACAAAGTGAGTCATCCGATTCAGAAACAGACTGTGTTGGTGACTACATGAGAAGATGA